In the Bacteroidota bacterium genome, CATCCAATAATTTATTGGTGATGCTGATTTCTTTTTGAATTTGAGATTTCTTTTTTTCTAAGTCCTTTTTGTTTTGAGCCGTCAGCACTTGTATAGAAACAAACAAGAACACTAGCAACCATTGCACTTTTAGCTCAATCATTCTTTGCTTGAAGATATATTCTTTTAAAATCGTGCTCAATTTTACCGTCAAATTTAAAGCGCTCATATTTTTCATAATCCAAACCATACTTGCCTTTAACATTTGTATTTCTTTAACGTAACTTTTCATACTTTGCCGGAATTGAAAATGGAAACGTTTGTGGAGGTGCGGATGGTGTAATTTTAGAATAATCAATTTTAATATTCAAGTTTTTTTCAGCCTTAATATCAAACACTAATTTAAATGGCACACTTAAGGAATCAACCGATTTAAAATCGCTGTAATTGGCGTCAAATGTACGATTAGTATTAAAATCCTCGATATAAATGCGCGAAATTTTATAGCTTTCAGGCTCCAGCCAGATGCTTTGAATTAGCTCTTTTCTTCCTCTTAAATCCGAATTATCGTTCAGCACTTTTCTTAGCTTTCGTTTGCGAATGGTACTTAACAAATAGCGCTTATTATCAATCATCGATTTTAGTTTCTCTTCTTCGTGATCAAAGGAAACACTGTTGCCAAGCAATAACGATTGCAACATATCGAAGTCTAACTCTGTATGCAAGAGCTGACTGATGTAATTGTAATCACCTTTAAAATATTTACTGTTGAGTCGGTCTATAAATTTTACTGAATCCTGGGTAGCAAGTAAACGCGCAACTTCAATACCTAAAGCTGGAGAAATGCTCATCCACAATGCTGAATCTTTTTTAGCACGAACAGTAACATTAAAAGAAGTTGATTTTCCATCTACGATGGCTTCTGCATCAAATTTAGAAGTGAGCCAAGTATACTTAAATTCATTCTCCATTAATTTTTCGGAAAGCACTTTAGAACTTTTAAAATCGGTTCGCGATTCGGGCGCAACTTCCGGAGGCGCTGTATTAATAGCATGTTTAGGGCCTCTACAAGACACAATCAGCAGAAAAGCAAATACAACAAAAGGGGAAAGAGAGTGTGTGTAACGAGTTTTTATTTGCATCAAAGCCTATTCAAAAAGCGTTTTTTCGTTAATTTTCTTTTCTAAAAAGTCAGAGCCCTTGCCGGCCTCCTTAGCTTTAATCCAGTATTCCAAAGCCTTATTTTTCTCATTTAATTTAAATAAAATATCGCCGTAATGTTCTAAAATCACAGCATTTTTTTCGCCTCCATTTTGTATAGCCTTTTCAATCCACTCCTTGGCATCCACATATTTTGCCGAAGCGTACAAAATCCAAGCATAGGTATCTTGCGAATTTCCATTATTGGGATCCAAATCATTTGCTTTGCGCGACATGGCTTGGGCCTTATCTAAATCCACATTTCGCAGGGACAAATAATAGCTGTAATTATTTAAAACATAGGTATCGTTGGGATTAATTTCGAGCGCTCTTTCATAAGCACTGTCTGATTTTCCCATTTGTTTATCGCGGTAGTATGCATCCCCCAAATTGGCGTAGAATTGGCCTTCCAAAGGTTTATTTTCCACCACCAAATCAACTCCCTTTTTAAGCGCTGAGATGGCTGCTTTATTATCACTCAATTGCAAATTTGCAACTCCATTAAAAAAGAAAAGCGTAGGCTCGCTTGGAAATAATTCCATAGCTGCTTTACTATCCTTTAGCATACTTGTATAATCGCTCAGTTGTGATTCAATAAACAACAATTGGCTCCACACGGCTAATCGATCCTTTTCCAATTCCACCGCTTTTGTATATTTTTCTTTTGCTTCTGCAATTTTTTTATCGCGGTATAAAAAATCACCATAAATCGAAAAAGCATTGGATTCGGTAGGATGCGATTGAATTACAATATCGAGCAATTGGTAGCCTTCGGATTTAACTGTATCGTTAAATTCGGCGTTGGTGTAGTAGCGCAGCAGCTCCTTAATCTTCACATCCAAATCCAAATTGGAATTTTGAAAAGCCATTTTCATTTCTTCAAATGCTTTAGCAGGTTGTTTTGATTTACCGTAATAATGGCTCAAATACAGATGTACGAAAGCATTTTGTGGATCAATTTTTTTTACCAGTTCGTACTCCTCCATAGCCTTTGCATCCATATTATTGGCAGCATACATTTCGGCTAAGCTTAAATAATAATTAACTTCGGTAGGATTGCTGTCAATTAACTTTTGATATTCAGCAATCGCTTTATCCAGCTTATCTTGCTTTAGATAAATGCGTGCTTTTTGCTCTGTTATTTGTTGATTAATTCCAATATACGATTCAATATCAATGAGTGTTTTTAAGGCATCGTCGTATTTCTCCAAGTTATAATAGCGGTTTACCAATTCGTATTTAAAATCAACTCGATTGGGAAAATTTTCAACCAACTTTTCCTGCACCTTTGTGGCTTCGGCATATTTTTTATTTCGCAGCAATGAATTGCCATACAAAGTTTGGTACCACTCATTTTTAGGTTGAATAAGACAAGCAGAATGACTTAGTGATTCCGCATTTACGTAATCGCCACCCACAAAGAGCAAATTTGCCAACTCATACATAGCAGCGGCATTTGAAGGATCGATTTGCAAACATTTACGAAAAAGAGCTGCTGCTTCCTTAAAATTATTAAGCATTTTCTCCTTGTTCGCATTGTAAAATGTTCGCTCAAAATCCATGCGTTGACTGTCTGTTAAACGCGATTCTGATTTTGTCTTTTGTTTTGAATTGCTGCTTGCTGATTTTTTAGAACCGGAGCAAGCCGACAGCAGACTCAAACTTAGAACAGATATAAAAAAGAGAAATGGTATTTTACGCATTTGATTATTTTAAGCAACTAATTTAAGGCAATTCCGCCTTACACTCACCAAGATTAACCTTTTATAACATTATAATCGCCCACACTTAAATCATGTGCTTTTCCGGTATAAACGGCAAAATTTCCAAACATAGAATTTTCAATAACTGCATTTGAAATTTTAGCATTGGTTTGAACAATACTGTTTTTAATTACAGAATTGCTTATGACACTATTGTTACCGATAGAAACATGTGGTCCAACAACTGCATTTTTCAGCTCCACGTT is a window encoding:
- a CDS encoding DUF4292 domain-containing protein — its product is MQIKTRYTHSLSPFVVFAFLLIVSCRGPKHAINTAPPEVAPESRTDFKSSKVLSEKLMENEFKYTWLTSKFDAEAIVDGKSTSFNVTVRAKKDSALWMSISPALGIEVARLLATQDSVKFIDRLNSKYFKGDYNYISQLLHTELDFDMLQSLLLGNSVSFDHEEEKLKSMIDNKRYLLSTIRKRKLRKVLNDNSDLRGRKELIQSIWLEPESYKISRIYIEDFNTNRTFDANYSDFKSVDSLSVPFKLVFDIKAEKNLNIKIDYSKITPSAPPQTFPFSIPAKYEKLR
- a CDS encoding tetratricopeptide repeat protein, with amino-acid sequence MRKIPFLFFISVLSLSLLSACSGSKKSASSNSKQKTKSESRLTDSQRMDFERTFYNANKEKMLNNFKEAAALFRKCLQIDPSNAAAMYELANLLFVGGDYVNAESLSHSACLIQPKNEWYQTLYGNSLLRNKKYAEATKVQEKLVENFPNRVDFKYELVNRYYNLEKYDDALKTLIDIESYIGINQQITEQKARIYLKQDKLDKAIAEYQKLIDSNPTEVNYYLSLAEMYAANNMDAKAMEEYELVKKIDPQNAFVHLYLSHYYGKSKQPAKAFEEMKMAFQNSNLDLDVKIKELLRYYTNAEFNDTVKSEGYQLLDIVIQSHPTESNAFSIYGDFLYRDKKIAEAKEKYTKAVELEKDRLAVWSQLLFIESQLSDYTSMLKDSKAAMELFPSEPTLFFFNGVANLQLSDNKAAISALKKGVDLVVENKPLEGQFYANLGDAYYRDKQMGKSDSAYERALEINPNDTYVLNNYSYYLSLRNVDLDKAQAMSRKANDLDPNNGNSQDTYAWILYASAKYVDAKEWIEKAIQNGGEKNAVILEHYGDILFKLNEKNKALEYWIKAKEAGKGSDFLEKKINEKTLFE